The sequence below is a genomic window from Oscillospiraceae bacterium.
AAATCGGGTCACAACCTCCTGCTGGATACCGAGCGCGCCGACGTGGCGGCCCGGCTGGAGGCGTTCCTCCGCCTGAGCTGGCCCCTGTAGCGGCTTTGTGTAAAATTTCACAATATTTCGTTCCCAGCGCTTGCATTTCCCGGTGGCCTGTGCTATAATATTTTCATAAGCCAGTTACATTTGTCATGCTAGTATTACATATGTAACGTTTTCACTGAGAAAGGAAGATTTTACTATGGCACAGACCGCACAGCGTATGAACCACATTTTCCAGCCCGACGGCAAGACTTTTATCATGGCCATGGATCACGGCTCCAACTTCAACGTCCTCCCCGCCATGAAGAACCCCGGCAAGCTGATCCGTGAGATCGCCGCCGCCGGCGCAGACGCCTACCTGTCCACCATCGGCATGGCCGACAAGTTTCAGGCCGATTTCCTGGGCAAGGGCATCATCCTGCGCGCCGAGGGCGGCGTGTCCTTCCTGGGCGACCACTCCAAGCCCATGCAGATCGTGGCCGACGCCGAGGACGCCCTGCGCCTGGGCGCCGACGCCGTCATCACCATGAGCTTCCCCGGCAGCAAGTTCGAGAATGAGATCCTCTCCAACATGGCCCGCGTGGCCCTGGACTGCCACAAGTGGGGCCTGCCCGTGCTGGCCGAGGCCCTCCCCCGCGGCTTTGAGCCCGCCGACGACGCCCGCACCCCCGAGAACATCACCTTCGCCTGCCGCCAGAGCGTCGAGCTGGGCGCCGACATGGTCAAGACCAACTACACCGGCGACCAGAAGTCCTTCGCCGAGCTCTGCGAGAGCGTCTACGCCCCCGTCGTCATCCTCGGCGGCGCCAAGAAGGTCCCCGAGCGCGAGCTGCTCCAGGAGATCAAGGAAGCCCTCGAGGCCGGCGCCGCAGGCGTCGCCATGGGCCGCAACATCTGGGGCAACGACGACCCCGTCCATTACGCCGCCGCCATCGCCAAGCTCATCCACGAGAACTGCTCC
It includes:
- a CDS encoding fructose-bisphosphate aldolase, yielding MAQTAQRMNHIFQPDGKTFIMAMDHGSNFNVLPAMKNPGKLIREIAAAGADAYLSTIGMADKFQADFLGKGIILRAEGGVSFLGDHSKPMQIVADAEDALRLGADAVITMSFPGSKFENEILSNMARVALDCHKWGLPVLAEALPRGFEPADDARTPENITFACRQSVELGADMVKTNYTGDQKSFAELCESVYAPVVILGGAKKVPERELLQEIKEALEAGAAGVAMGRNIWGNDDPVHYAAAIAKLIHENCSVDAALKEMGKA